The following proteins are encoded in a genomic region of bacterium:
- a CDS encoding dipeptidase, producing the protein MSLENLKSAYQSIKKSALDRYFEFIRFESVSSEAEYKDEVLKCADWLDAEVKKLNFKTTFWQTDNYPVLFAENTEAGPTKPTVLLYGHYDVQPVDPLELWESPPFEPTIKGTEVYARGAEDNKGQCSYVLAALEMLQTVHGKYPVNIKLCIEGEEEIGSPGLLKIVSQHARELKADHLLIVDVGLEAADKPAITLGVRGLVTMDVELTGSRGDLHSGANGNLVYNPNRALVEILAKARDEQGKVLVPGFYDKVLPVSADEKALINLEFDQAEYERLVGAKAISGEQPYPLLEAHWLRPTFEINGIGGGYTGSGFKTVIPAKAIAKISCRLVPNQDPWEIGKLVQEFIEKNVPEGIECKVTIRPGVGTAVRSSPHTTVAKVLSRAYEEVLGKSCDCILNGASIPITAELAKASGADILLVGYGLIDDNIHAPNEHFGLGRFENGALTIARALELFGE; encoded by the coding sequence ATGTCATTAGAAAATTTAAAATCCGCCTATCAATCAATCAAGAAATCCGCCTTAGATCGTTACTTTGAGTTTATTCGTTTTGAGAGTGTCAGTTCTGAAGCTGAGTACAAGGATGAAGTTCTGAAGTGCGCCGACTGGCTTGATGCTGAAGTCAAGAAGCTCAATTTCAAAACTACCTTTTGGCAGACTGATAACTATCCGGTGCTTTTTGCCGAGAATACTGAGGCAGGGCCGACTAAGCCGACGGTGCTGCTCTATGGTCATTATGACGTTCAGCCGGTTGACCCGCTTGAGCTCTGGGAGTCGCCTCCCTTTGAGCCAACGATTAAGGGCACGGAAGTTTACGCGCGTGGCGCGGAAGATAACAAGGGCCAGTGTAGTTATGTTTTAGCTGCGCTTGAGATGTTGCAGACTGTGCATGGCAAGTATCCGGTTAACATTAAACTTTGTATTGAAGGCGAGGAGGAAATTGGCAGTCCCGGATTACTTAAAATTGTATCTCAGCATGCACGCGAGCTAAAAGCCGATCATTTATTAATTGTTGATGTTGGTCTGGAGGCGGCAGACAAGCCGGCGATCACGCTTGGGGTGCGTGGTTTGGTAACGATGGACGTGGAGCTGACTGGATCGCGTGGCGATTTACATTCTGGAGCAAACGGCAATTTGGTTTATAACCCGAATCGTGCGCTGGTGGAGATTTTAGCGAAGGCTCGGGACGAGCAGGGCAAAGTTTTAGTGCCTGGATTTTATGACAAAGTTTTACCGGTTAGTGCTGATGAAAAGGCGTTGATTAATTTAGAATTTGATCAAGCCGAGTATGAGCGTTTAGTTGGGGCCAAGGCAATTAGCGGAGAGCAGCCTTATCCGCTGCTTGAGGCGCATTGGTTGCGGCCGACCTTTGAGATCAATGGCATTGGTGGCGGATATACTGGCTCGGGTTTTAAAACTGTGATTCCGGCCAAGGCGATTGCCAAGATTTCTTGTCGTTTAGTCCCGAATCAGGATCCTTGGGAGATTGGAAAGTTGGTTCAGGAGTTTATTGAGAAGAATGTGCCTGAGGGGATTGAGTGTAAGGTGACGATTCGGCCGGGGGTAGGGACTGCGGTGCGCTCGAGTCCGCATACTACGGTTGCCAAGGTATTGAGTCGTGCCTATGAGGAAGTTTTAGGAAAGTCTTGTGATTGTATTTTAAATGGCGCTTCGATTCCGATTACGGCGGAGTTGGCCAAGGCAAGCGGGGCGGATATTTTGTTAGTTGGTTATGGCTTGATTGACGACAACATTCACGCCCCGAACGAGCACTTCGGCCTAGGCCGTTTTGAGAATGGGGCGTTGACGATTGCCCGTGCTCTCGAACTATTCGGTGAATAA